In Kryptolebias marmoratus isolate JLee-2015 linkage group LG2, ASM164957v2, whole genome shotgun sequence, the genomic stretch ttgccaacattACATTTCAGACCGATGTAGAGTAAATACTGACAGACTACCTGAATTTCCCTGGACTGTGTACATCTACTTTAATGGAGTTGACAGCTTGCTCTGGTCGATGTGTTCCACACCACACCTGAAATAGCATGTACTTCATTAACCCAATACATGGCTACAGACTAATTttctcatttatccatccatcaacTAAAATTCACTAAACCGTTAAGCCATGAATCAGTGTAATAATCCCATCAGGCAGGTAATCTTTCATCCAATTCACAAACCCATCCATTCATGCAATGATCACCAATTTATCTACCCATCAGTCAACAGTTACAGGAGCAGAAGGTAaatgatttttgcattttatgaaCTTAAGCACACATTTCTAAGTTACTATATACATTTGAGgttgcaataaaaatgttaactttgtgttttataatattGGCATATCACTATAAAAAActgattctttttaaatttcacaacaAACGAACACTTGgtgccttctttttttaaaaaaatgtttaaaaaaaagttcagatcttttgaagtgggtttctgtagaaagttatgaacagtaaCTTAACTGTTGTAACTAGCTCTTTAAACGTATCAGTTTTAGAGAAAAGTTTAATTCATCATTCAGTCAGAATTGAAGGCTTGTCTGAATAAAACTCAAGCCTAAAGTGGTTTTACGGTTTTTccacagttttcattttgaactttATCTTACAAATTATAAATGTCTTCCTTTAACTGCCTGTAATTAAAGACCTTAGACTGAACTTTTGCAAACTATTTTTACTTGACTATTATGAGCTTAGGCCACTCACACTTTTTTAAAGagattcattcatttcttaatttttttttcccccccacctCATACACTGGTCTCACCTACTTTTAGTGAGTTCATTACCTGAGCAAAGTTTAGAAAGAACAGCTGATCATGGGAAAGGTCGATGCCAGGCAGCGGCGGCTCCTCTCCATTGTGCGTCACATAATTTTTGTATGCCtatcaaaaccaaaataaaattatttcacatcTAAatacttttgtctttcagtaGGAAAACTTTTCTTCCCCCCCAGATCCTGCTGATTCATATGCagatatttatttgtaatataaattctcattaaaggttttattgttcAGAATATTGCTGTTCTGGAAGCTGCCATCTGCCAACTCATTTGCAGCTGACAGGGTAGAAGCTCTGTTGATGGAACTTTTGTTTTAGGGTGCATTGTGAATCATGAGCAGGTAAAGATATTTTCATCTCTCAAGACATTTTAATTGTAACAggtcacatttttttcatatttagatAGTCCTATTAAATTTCTCATGTTCCAAGACAATGTACctgaaatgcacaaaataaTGTTAATTGATAAGAAATACCAAACCATTTCATTGACAACAGAATCTATTGCTTCTGTGCAATCAGACAGGTGAAAATCTACTCAATGGGAGTTTAAAATTAGCTGAATCTACGGTCTATCAGGTTATAATTAGAAGTTTTTATAATTCAACCAAAAAAAGGGGACTCCTTTAATAACTTTACATTTGTGACTTACTTgctaaagcaggaaaaacaaaactttccttttatttttgggtttgttaCCTGGTATGCCTGTCGAATCCCTCCATTGTCAGCTATGTTTTCCCCAAGGGTGTTGTTACCATttaactaaaggaaaaaaaaaaaatatatgaacagAATCAAAACGAGGTGGGAAGACTTAGTTTCTCCCTCCATATTTCAGCAAATTGCAGACATCACTTTTTGGAATATATAAAATTGCCCAGGGAACAAAAGAAGCATTGCTCAAAAAGACAGTGCAGAACCAGAAGATAAGGGGAAAAGTACTCGTATGTAAACAGAATATATTAAAGTCACACCGAGAAACTATAAAGCTGTATGGCAGAAATACTAAAAATGACAGATTGATAAGCTTTCAAAGCTAGCAGAAAAGCTATTAAATAAGGTAAAGCCAGGTTCATAGAAATATTTGAGAGCATGttgctgaaaagaaacaaaatgactaaAGAGGTAAAATTATTAACATACATGTAGTCCATTGGCCAGATCCCAAGAAAAATTGCCATACTGATCAACGATGCACTTGGACAGCTCCAGGAATCTGTGGGTAGAATCTGGTGTCCACCAGTCTTTTAGATCACCATCCTTATCATAGTTACGACCTAATTTAAAAACCACAAGTACAGCTTAATCTTTACATCAATTGTCAGCAGTAATCCAGTAGATGTTTGCATGCTtccatttcatttgttttttttgcccctCTTCTAAATGAATTAGTACACATTAAGAGTTATATTATTGAAGGGGAAAATAACTTGCAATGacagtgcaaataaaaaaaaaagtcctgaggcaaagtggaaaaaaatggaacaacaaAGCACTAAATGGCACCAGTTACATGGAAAGATGTCTATTCAAAAGACTAATGAATCTGCCACAGCAGCCCCTAAAAGGAGACACGAGCAACAGAGTGAAAAATCTCACCATTGTCATCAAAGCCATGTGTAATCTCATGACCGATGACCATGCCAATGCCACCGTAGTTGAGAGATTTAGCCTGGCCTTTGCTGAAGAAAGGAGGCTGAAGAATGCCTGCTGGGAACACTGATAGCAgtacaaaagattaaaaacttaaattgcTACACTAAATTATCCTTCAtctttttgaatatttaatgcATTTGCTGATGCACAGTTATACCTATTTGGTTTTTGCTGGATGAGTAGAAGGCATTGACAACGGCAGCTCCAGTTACCCACCTAGAGAAAAATTAGGACGTTTGAATTAAACTATGGTACGATAAGGAGCTTGGAGGCATAGTACAAATCATATTTGATTAAAACCATTGAAATTAACCTGCAGCTATAAATACTCAGGCCAATGTTGGGATCCCTGCTGTGCAAAGCTGAACTCTAGGAGTGTAGGAGTTTGTGTGGGAGAAAGTGAATGCACAGAGCTAAAAATGAGGTAGATACTCTAGTGGGTCACACCACAAGCACCATAAATGAAGTCATTTCAAATGAGAGATTTAAATACTCAACACTGCCGCTCTGAATTACAACACATCTGGAATAGGGCTGTTAATTCTACCCCCCACCCCAGGGGAAAGCTTACTCTTCTTTGTTGACTTTGACTCTCAGTTTCCGCAGGCGCTTCTTCTGCACATACTCGAGGTTTTGTAGGATGTTTTCAAAGTACTCCTCTGCACTGTAGCTCAACTAACACCAACACAGCCAGGGAATCAGAGAAGGATTAGCAGTGATGAAAGCCATCAACACTTGGTCATATATTTGACAGCAAAACTCACAAGTCAAACAttctctgaaatgttttcattaaaaactaaaatacaccATGAAGCTTTTCTGTATTCTGTTACACAAAATCAATGAAAGATGGAAAACTTTCATAACTGCAtccacccctcccccccacaGATACTCACATATTTGTACTCATTGTCCAAGTATTCATCATCCATGATGTTCTCAGAATAGCCAATGCGTTCTCGAATAGCTCGGGCCTGTaccaaagtaaagaaaaatataaattctgTTGTACgttataaaatttaattttagcctggtttttcacctttttttctgccgctttctttgtttctgcatcCATCCAGGTTAGGTCATCGAGGTTACTAACAAACACTTCCCGAATGTCTTTAATCATCTCCTCCATCTAAACGCAAAAAATTAGTCTTAAAACGTTTTACTGATCGAATGAAATGTACATCATAAAAAGCCATCTGTTCAGTTACATCTGAGTGTCCTCCCTTCTTAAAAAGATCTACaggagttaaaaataaataaataaaagactagGCAAATTGAATGGTCcaattttgacaattttttgcAAGCAGGCTAGTgatatgtaaaatatttgactttgaGCAGTCGACATGTCTAGAAAGGGCACCAGAGGACATACAAGTGGTGGCATTGTGAGCTGAGCCATAGTATATCAGGCACTTGCCAAAAGGTCTGAAAGTCAGTCAAAACACTGAATGAAGGTCAGACACAGGATGCCTCAAGCACAGATAAAATTAACAGCACTTGACAGAGTTTAATAAAGGACATACTGTACTGTGGGTTTGCATCATGCATTTGCCCAGTATGTCGAATGTACAGATGTCAGTGGCCAATTGTTGAAACCAAATGGGTATGGTCATCCATAGACTCACTTAAAGTTCTGGTCACCAATACAGAATAACTTTGTATGCAAAGAATTTCAGTACTCAATACCATAGATATGCCTGCCGTTATCAGATGGCATCGACCCTTTACAACACCCTTTGACATCCATGCCTCAGCAGTTAGTGTCAGCTGGTCCTATATGTAGGTTGCCATTAACATCAGTACTGTAATTGGAGTGGTGCTGTTAACTGGGACGCATGAACTGATAGTTGGACATGATCCACCTAAGTTCCACAGAGGGCCATGCACACTTTTAGTCATGTTGAGTTCTTCCTAATGGCTTGTTAGGTCCTCTGATTTCCACCCCCAGTCAAAAGTGTGCGAGTTCAACTCCAACCCAGTGTCTGCTTAACCTTGAGGACCAGTTACAACAGCTGTACGCCAGTTTGCTTCTGGATAGGATACAACAGCTGTGAGACTTATGCACCAAATTGCTGATTATATTCAGACCCCGAGGTGCCATCTATTGACACCCATACTGCCAACCTGGttatccatttgatctgatattaTAATCACAAAAGTCACATAACCTTTTACCCAATTCATCTGGGTGCTTAACTTTGTCAATGAGTGTATTTGTTAACATTGGGTACATAACACTTAAACTCATTAcaaaagtaaatattaaaatcaaatgttaGATTATGTACTTTTAAGATGCTTTGCTTGCAAATGTAAGTGTATTagtgcaggggtgtccaatcctggtcctcgagggccaccatcctgcatgttttattgtttctctgctccagcacacctgatttgaatcaatgggtgattaacaggcttctgcagaacatgaagagggaatttaaccactgaatcaggtgtgttggagcagggaaacaaaacgTGCcagatagtggccctcgaggacaaGGATAGACCACCCCTGTATTAGTGATATCGGTCCATTTTAAAGTTAACATAATTGCGTCAAGCAGTTAGAATTTACAGATTTTCAACCTCATTCAAGTTGTACCATTTCAATTAGGCTCACATATAAGCTATACTACCTCTacaaatgtctcaaaacaaatgcacatgtATGAGAACTCtaacaatacattaaagataaCATGAAAACTTTAATTGTATAAGCTGTGCTGCTCATTTTCAATTCCAGGAATTTTAGAACAGTTTACGCACGCAGTGCCTCAAACCACAGCAAGAGGCATCTCTGCATCTCATATCATGAAGTAGACTTCTTGTTTACtcattgcacaaaatgttaGAGAAGTTGTGGTTTGCTGCAAAGTTGGAGGAACCACACTGGAGGTTTTTAGGGGAGGGGaagaaggagggaaaaaaaaaacctttgtacCCACACACGTTCACAAACCATCTTTAAGCGTCATATAAGTTTTAGTGTTTCTACCCCTTCTTCAGTAAACACttttacttcagtttatttttaatcagacatGCACATCAGCCATACAtcagcactaaaaaaaaaaaaaaagaaaaaaaaactccatcaGCAGGCCTAAATTCTTTCATAAGATACACTGGATGGTTCTGGTTGTTTTGGATACCATGTGTAGAAATGTGTGTAGAGAGATGGCCCAGTGGGGATGTGGGTTGGATTATTAAGAGGTTCATCGACAAGTCATTGAGGTTTCTACCTCTGCGAGATCTGAATTCCTGACCGTTCATTTCCAGTCATGGAATGAAAAGTATGCAATCCATTTAAGAAAAGTAAGAATTTCTTTGcagaaaatatgaatttaatCTGCTTTGTCTTTAAACTTATGAAATCTGCTTTGAATGTCaagtatttaaacaaaacatatttccaCAAAGTCCTTGCTGGCACTCTAAAGTTGTTACAAGCGAGCATGTTTGACATATTGTGTCTTCATGACTCCAAGGCTTGTTAGGATTAAAGTTGACCAGTTGCCAAGTCAAACAATGCATGGTCATGCCATGACAGACATGTTAGAGATACAAACTTTCATGCCCAAAGCAGCTGAGTGTgtgtcttattaaaaaaaaaaaaaaaaaaaaaaattcagaccgTAACAGCAGGAAGTTGGGTATAGGAGCTCAGTGCCAGAGCAGGCAAAGATCTTTACATTATTCGACACAGAATTACGACagggtcacacacacacttttaatcTGCCACACACATAGCTCTCACACGCAGTTGAGATTTACAGTGTGGGTGGTGTGAGCATGATAACAAGGACACCTTGTTCAGCTGCTTTCAGTGGATGCAAGCAAAGACTGTACTGAGGTAGAGCAGAGACAAAAGGTGACAAAAACAGAGTCAGACTAGCTGCCTGAAACACATGTTCTCATACGGCAtgtatgaataaatgaatatttaaaaaacacccACACAATTTATGTTCcgtttaaaaatgtcaatgcaaaagaaagcaaaaacattcacattagGACACGCATTGTACTAATAAAATGGTATTCAAAGTAGCTTCTCTTTCAAATCTATTCTGATCAAATCAAAAGCCTACTTCACCTTCTACTCACCAGTTCTTTACTCTTTTCAGAGAAGGCTTCCTGCACATACAGCCGTCCTACAGCATTGTCCATGTTTTCGTTGACGTAATGTGCACACCGTCGCCACACAGCGACCTCTGATGTTGTACCAGACAGAGCCTTTGTAAAAACAAGGAACAGTTGAACTGGTccacctttttttgtcttttttttttttttttttttttaaagggcatACAGTAATTTGAATTGTACTTTgtacaatgtttaaaaaattatgaCTAACATGAGCTGCCACCCCcccaaaataccaaaaaaaaacacacaatgttACTACAAATGGGAACATTCCtacctgctttttttaaacagcatatgcaggtttgaaattaaattgaaaGACTGAATCAGATTTTGAGGTTTCCGATTTCACAAGGATTTTAACAAACCTATTTTTAAACATTCTATACAATTTTGGCTCcgtttgtgttttgtgaaactGTTATGACTATTTAACAATGTACTTGTAGATTgttctttaaacaacttcagtttggagaaaaagtggtAACTGTGACCCAAATGACAAGCTGATGGAtggtctgagcagggccaagatTCAATAGGATTGCTGCTGTCAAATAACATGAATCTATGGAGTTTCAGACTGGTGTTAACATTTTACATCACTGGTTTTACATTACTTAAGTATTTACCTAGAAATCTATGGTTGATTGTAAATGCAAATAGTGCAGCAGCATCTAGATGTAGttcttccagtgcagcctgggatATGTCTGGCAGGATGGCAAAATCTTTCTTGGATtaatcaaaatgcaaaaattgaCAGTTGTATGAAGGCTTATAAATGAGCATTTTCATGAAATTCAGCCCGTTTTGTTATGGCAGCAATGCTCTTTGATATTGGTCCTATTTAAGAatgccattagcttgtcaagtCGGTCATACATTATTTCTCCAAATCGAGGTTACTCAAAGAGCCACAACCTTTACACaatgtcttattttaaagtatctgaactattcttttaaCCTTTATTGCTTACATCATGttcccatttttttattctcagtaTTCATTCTCAAACAAAAGAACTTTTGTGTTCATCcatttttaatgtcagtgtGAAAGTTAATTGGAATCAGGATACCTTGCGGAAAGTATTCCTGGTGTCTCTGTAAACTCTGCTCAGGCCCACCACCATGTGCATAACAAAACGCCATACCATGTAGTTCTGCAAATCTCTGAGAgggaagaaggaaagaaaaaatgtttttgtttttgttctcacaAAGCTATGGTTCAACAGCAATGGGTGACCACAATCCAACAAATATGCAAAATCACTGCAAAGATTTATGAAATCCCACCTTTTCATGTATTTGGCCAAGACTAGGTTGAGTCTTCTGTAATAGTTGGGAGAGTAGTTTATGACTTTCTCTGTGCTGGGAACGCTGATGTTGACTGTATTCATTATCTTAGCTGTGAAGTAAGTCCAGTTGAATACCTACGGGTTAAGTTGGGGGggtgaacaaaaataaaaattgcataCCAGGGGAGCATGAACAATAgagaaaagttatttaaaaaaggaggaagaaaaaaaaaagtttacttgTGATTCTACTTCAAGGGTGAAGTTCGCATTCAAGTCTCCCAGTTCCATTTTGTTGTAGAGCAAAACTGGGTTGTTTCGATCCTCTGGTGTATCAGTGGCCTGAAGGAGAGCagaagaaacactgaaaattaAAGAATCCCATAACAACCCTATTGTTTCCTGACACGTGTACACCTTCggtgaaacaaacatttagcagCCCAGGAGGCCTCGGTCTGTAAATGTCAGATCTTGATGGCTTTGACTGCCTTGTAAATGAGAGCAGCCAAGTGGAAGGGAAGTGAGGCATATCAGTGACATAAGCAGCTCAGAATGATAAATGGGAACAGGAACCTGTTGATGTTGAAGAGAAAGTTTAAGTTaattggggttttttgtttgtttttaaaaacactggcCATGTTAACCCAGCAATACTGtgactcctttttttaaagtacaactATACCATTTGAGGTGCTAACATGAGTTGACAATAGAATACTACCATTTCTTTAGaggtgagttttaaaaaaaatcatttctacCACGGAAATGTTTATATACCATCCAAATGATTACATTCATCTTTAGACAGaggtttttccattttctgtcaCAAAATTCTAggccaaaaaaaaggaatctaaaacaaaaaaatcagcatattagtgtttttgttttgttttctaaagtaaCTTGCAAGACAAGTGTAGTTTGTGTGTACGTACATCAATACATAATCCAGCCAGGACAAGTCCACAAAATCTTACTTATTGCTCAATacaaaattgattttatttggagTGAAGATTGTACAGAACTGCAGTTTACAGAAACCAAGGTTTTAATTGAGCCAATAATTGGATTATAAAACGGGTATCAATTTATGAGAGAGAAGTATGGGCAGCAGTCGGGTGATAAATGATTTTTACAGTTAACTACAAAGTGCTGTGTTAATGGCTAAAAGGTACCAGAAGCAAATAATCTAAAGTCTGTATTGCTAGTGAAAAAGAAGGTGTCTTTCTGTCAATTTCCCAAAGGCCAATGAGTGCTGGGgcacagaggaaagaaaaatgatccAAGCCTGCAGCTTTATGGCTTGAGAGCAATATGAAAATATTAGTTAGCTGtccacagagctgcagccagTTCACCTTCTAAAAGTTTACATGTAAAAAGGTTATGTGCATGtactaaacacacaaatataagtACTGACTTTGTGTAgactctttaaaatgttaatggcTGTTAAAATGGGAACCTTAAAGAAAATTAAGTGTAGGTGTGTGCTTACATTGGCAATGTCCCTCTCCAAGTCCATAATTTGCATCACCTCCTCTCTTATGCGAGTTTCATTAATTTTCAGTCCTCGATCAGAGCGGATCAACTTAGCCAGGTCAATCATGAACTGCTCGTAAGCTCGACATACctgttaacacacacaaacacagttttcaTATAAACAAATCAGGAAGCAGCTCCACACATTTATGCACAGAAACAGTTCTGAGTCAGCCAGCCAGTCTTAAAACCTAGTAATAGTAAGTACCGTTTCCTGCATATCAACAGTTCAGGAGCTCCAGTCACACCAGCTGGTCTACACTGGGTCAAAAccaaatttagttttctttaattttcctttGCAAGTTAGTACCACGGTTGTatgtgcacgcacacacatgccTGTGTGTGCATAATTGATTCAAGTCCTACAAGACCATGTACATAAATCATTATTGCAATGTTTCACACAAGTCTTCCATTTGCTGGGCATATccgttttacagaaactgatggCATTGAACAAGACTCCATGGCATTGacccaaattaaaataaaacttgtgtccacaataaaagtttaaaactgaggcAAACCTCTGCATAGGGACCATCACAGGAGTAGTAATCTCTAGAAGAGAGGCCGAGGCTTGTCTGTTGGTCAAACTGGCAAAAGCATAGAAGCAAAAGTTACATGAACAACATTTATGTTGCCATAATATACTGTAGGTAAAGGGTTTTCTGGCAGCATATTTTCTACATACATGAATGATATGTGAAGTGGAATCCATGTCATCGGTGCCAACAAAAAAGTTCACCAGGAGTTGAGTTCCATATTTCTCATTTAACCTGGCAATGACATCTTCTAATCTCCAAGTTTTCCCTGAGGAAATAAGGAGCAGgaagaaggtaaaaaaataaaataaaaaataaaaaagtagtgTCATAAATGACACTGTATGATAGTTGTGAGTtatatacattataaaaaaaaaaaaagccaaaccaTAGTCAGCCTCCCAGTTGTCCACAGCTATAGGCCACTCAAACGCATCAGGCAGCATGTTGAGCAAAGGAGCTCCTCCTCTCAGCTcaattaaacctttaaatataGACAATTACAAAACGCAAACAAGTTGTTGTTggtgaaaataatcattttttagCAATTATGATTGGATGTTTATTAAAGTATAATTTAGAAAGCATTAGTGAGTTTTTTGCTGAAACCAATTACCTCTGCAAGCCTTTACCTATGAAAGGCTGAAACTGAAAGAATGGAATTCttatcatttaaaactttacaataaaacagtATGAGATGTCACCTTCCAGGGcagcaatacaaaaaaaatactagtattaccaaacagattttatttagtcttttttttttttaattatctgcaTTAACATCTTCTGCCTGCTGACTCACTCTCGTTTGTACAGGACTTGTAAAGGATCTTAGCCTTGGTGAGGGCTGCAGCCTCCCCCTCCACAGTCTTCTCAAGGacagctgcaaataaaacaaacagagcaagcatgaggaaaaaaaagaaaaagatcaataAGTGCACCTGAGgtaatgtgagaaaaaaaaaaagtgtatatgACTGCAGGAAGAAGGTTGagttgttttcatctttttgaaGTCACAAAGAGATTATGTTGGCCTGATccactgaattattttaaaatgaaggcaGGTTTGTCCCGGTGTCACTCAGAGAAAGTGATGGTTTCAGAAAACGGGCAACAAAGTGCAATCATtgacaaaactgacagaatgccattttttccccaaataggGGGGAGATTATAAATGGATTTGAGGGGAAAACTACTTCAAAGCTGCTCTTCAGTACAGTTTAGGCAGTTGTAATTATTTTGCAGATGGCAGCTATGGGGCTTAAAAATACGGAATTTTAACCAGCTGTTCGACAGACCTTAAACGTTGgcaaagaaaactttaattttcacCTTCCAAATATGAACCGGGGGTTCttaaacaatctcagtttggagaaagcctaaatctgaccagattgacagctagtccaagtggagccaaaaccaaagtgaattgctgccactttaaaagcttaaatcaaatatttttagtgTATCATTTTATACGCTAACACTGTAGTTAATTTTGCAATTCACACTACCGAAATCCATTCCTGCTGAAAGTGCCCTAGGCTACACAAaagtgctactgctagctgctgccatttgtgcttgcaaataatcagAATTCTACAGTTGAAGAGTGCAAATAAGGGcaattcaaaaaaggtttataaaacataacCACTGACATTTGAGACTTTCACTTTAGTTCAAGCGTGACCAAAACCAGCCAGTAGCTTGTCAATCAATTCAAAACTAAACTCTTCATACTGGAAGTTTTTCCAAAGACTTTAATATATTAACAGTATATTTTCCCCCACATAAACCCCATTTTAAGAGAGTTGTCTGAATAACCTACTTCActcaaagggatagttcagattacaggttttttaaaaaaagtgcagtTAAGGGtcatttaaacaagtttaacGATGCCACCTCAGGACAGAGCATGTCTCTAGGTACAGATAATCAAAATGAATGATAATGTGGCATAAATTAAGCTGAGAAGAGGAACACAACAAGACTAGTATACTTCCTTTCTGCCATGTCACTTGACAGAAGCCATCTACAGATAGACACTAGGAATTGATAATGAGCCCAAATATCAAGCACCACTTATTGTATAGTTTAATCATTAGTAATGCAAAAGAACTCATTGTTATGCTCTTGGTGGTAAACACCCTGTGCATTAAATCCTTCAAAGCAGGAACTCCTTACTTTTAGTCAAGTgcacaattaaaaagaaaaaaaacagcagtagTTTAAGTTGCAGTTTTAAGTACTAGATTACTGACAATTTTATTCATTAGATCTTTAAGTTTTATAATGTAACATCGGGGGAAAGTctgcataataaaataaaattgcatttgtATTAATTCAGCAGATGTTTGCTTTTCAGAAGAATAAATATGGTTGCTGTCCTTGCATTTTAATTGCAAGTACTAATGAGCCACTAACTGTTTTCTAGGTACCATTAAGCTTTTAGGGTCAAATAGTTTGCTCTGTTGGGGAGTTTAAGTTTTCATTAAGTCACTTAACTGAGATAATGCCAATTAGAGTTT encodes the following:
- the LOC108240951 gene encoding neprilysin isoform X1, yielding MNFVKFSPGPPERKTTLYGELIQLAGEGGDPRMTETNTPKSAKKPRWTSLEIGLITIVSLLFIVIVALIILFATQKTDEICTTADCTQSASRLIENMDSSVDPCEDFYQYACGGWLKRNIIPETSSRYSTFDILRDELEVILKAVLEKTVEGEAAALTKAKILYKSCTNESLIELRGGAPLLNMLPDAFEWPIAVDNWEADYGKTWRLEDVIARLNEKYGTQLLVNFFVGTDDMDSTSHIIHFDQQTSLGLSSRDYYSCDGPYAEVCRAYEQFMIDLAKLIRSDRGLKINETRIREEVMQIMDLERDIANATDTPEDRNNPVLLYNKMELGDLNANFTLEVESQVFNWTYFTAKIMNTVNISVPSTEKVINYSPNYYRRLNLVLAKYMKRDLQNYMVWRFVMHMVVGLSRVYRDTRNTFRKALSGTTSEVAVWRRCAHYVNENMDNAVGRLYVQEAFSEKSKELMEEMIKDIREVFVSNLDDLTWMDAETKKAAEKKARAIRERIGYSENIMDDEYLDNEYKYLSYSAEEYFENILQNLEYVQKKRLRKLRVKVNKEEWVTGAAVVNAFYSSSKNQIVFPAGILQPPFFSKGQAKSLNYGGIGMVIGHEITHGFDDNGRNYDKDGDLKDWWTPDSTHRFLELSKCIVDQYGNFSWDLANGLHLNGNNTLGENIADNGGIRQAYQAYKNYVTHNGEEPPLPGIDLSHDQLFFLNFAQVWCGTHRPEQAVNSIKVDVHSPGKFRVLGSLQNFPEFAKAFSCNKSSYMVPEKVCRVW
- the LOC108240951 gene encoding neprilysin isoform X3; the encoded protein is MSLYLVLLMLTSFGCLVSCHPVPSVSSRLIENMDSSVDPCEDFYQYACGGWLKRNIIPETSSRYSTFDILRDELEVILKAVLEKTVEGEAAALTKAKILYKSCTNESLIELRGGAPLLNMLPDAFEWPIAVDNWEADYGKTWRLEDVIARLNEKYGTQLLVNFFVGTDDMDSTSHIIHFDQQTSLGLSSRDYYSCDGPYAEVCRAYEQFMIDLAKLIRSDRGLKINETRIREEVMQIMDLERDIANATDTPEDRNNPVLLYNKMELGDLNANFTLEVESQVFNWTYFTAKIMNTVNISVPSTEKVINYSPNYYRRLNLVLAKYMKRDLQNYMVWRFVMHMVVGLSRVYRDTRNTFRKALSGTTSEVAVWRRCAHYVNENMDNAVGRLYVQEAFSEKSKELMEEMIKDIREVFVSNLDDLTWMDAETKKAAEKKARAIRERIGYSENIMDDEYLDNEYKYLSYSAEEYFENILQNLEYVQKKRLRKLRVKVNKEEWVTGAAVVNAFYSSSKNQIVFPAGILQPPFFSKGQAKSLNYGGIGMVIGHEITHGFDDNGRNYDKDGDLKDWWTPDSTHRFLELSKCIVDQYGNFSWDLANGLHLNGNNTLGENIADNGGIRQAYQAYKNYVTHNGEEPPLPGIDLSHDQLFFLNFAQVWCGTHRPEQAVNSIKVDVHSPGKFRVLGSLQNFPEFAKAFSCNKSSYMVPEKVCRVW
- the LOC108240951 gene encoding neprilysin isoform X2 produces the protein MPIYIIDRKFPDISGELIQLAGEGGDPRMTETNTPKSAKKPRWTSLEIGLITIVSLLFIVIVALIILFATQKTDEICTTADCTQSASRLIENMDSSVDPCEDFYQYACGGWLKRNIIPETSSRYSTFDILRDELEVILKAVLEKTVEGEAAALTKAKILYKSCTNESLIELRGGAPLLNMLPDAFEWPIAVDNWEADYGKTWRLEDVIARLNEKYGTQLLVNFFVGTDDMDSTSHIIHFDQQTSLGLSSRDYYSCDGPYAEVCRAYEQFMIDLAKLIRSDRGLKINETRIREEVMQIMDLERDIANATDTPEDRNNPVLLYNKMELGDLNANFTLEVESQVFNWTYFTAKIMNTVNISVPSTEKVINYSPNYYRRLNLVLAKYMKRDLQNYMVWRFVMHMVVGLSRVYRDTRNTFRKALSGTTSEVAVWRRCAHYVNENMDNAVGRLYVQEAFSEKSKELMEEMIKDIREVFVSNLDDLTWMDAETKKAAEKKARAIRERIGYSENIMDDEYLDNEYKYLSYSAEEYFENILQNLEYVQKKRLRKLRVKVNKEEWVTGAAVVNAFYSSSKNQIVFPAGILQPPFFSKGQAKSLNYGGIGMVIGHEITHGFDDNGRNYDKDGDLKDWWTPDSTHRFLELSKCIVDQYGNFSWDLANGLHLNGNNTLGENIADNGGIRQAYQAYKNYVTHNGEEPPLPGIDLSHDQLFFLNFAQVWCGTHRPEQAVNSIKVDVHSPGKFRVLGSLQNFPEFAKAFSCNKSSYMVPEKVCRVW